In Lonchura striata isolate bLonStr1 chromosome 2, bLonStr1.mat, whole genome shotgun sequence, a single genomic region encodes these proteins:
- the LOC110476715 gene encoding LOW QUALITY PROTEIN: coiled-coil domain-containing protein 169 (The sequence of the model RefSeq protein was modified relative to this genomic sequence to represent the inferred CDS: substituted 2 bases at 2 genomic stop codons) has product MQKPPVLTTSGTLPFSRQSSPSKSQRPSFISECDMIRQMLESSISELRNTVTELEKSLNSVENEDHEWKTRYETQVELKKHLERQINILXHKVELIHGNPADKLLIFHTFDKMPVGSLKKFLKQLEEENKSLQNQLKDYELRVEQEAKAYHKINDERCLYLSEILQISVKPKTVERKKTDTLTGKGEKQILRGRHSVPGNPKMVNPQKLXIKKTVGVSQLPQLKH; this is encoded by the exons ATGCAAAAACCtccagtgctcaccaccagcgGGACATTGCCTTTCTCGAGGCAAAGCAGCCCCAGCAAGTCCCAACGCCctagttttatttctgaatgtGACATGATACG GCAGATGCTTGAAAGCTCAATATCTGAACTGAGAAACACTGTAacagaactggaaaaaagtctTAACAGTGTTGAAAATGAAG ATCATGAATGGAAAACCAGATATGAGACACAAGTAGAATTGAAAAAACACCTGGAAAGGCAGATTAATATTCTTTGACATAAGGTGGAGCTTATTCATGGAAATCCAGCAG ATAAACTGTTGATTTTTCACACCTTTGATAAAATGCCTGTG GGTTCCTTAAAGAAGTTTCTTAAACAGTTagaagaagagaacaaaagtcTCCAGAACCAGCTAAAGGACTATGAACTTAGAGTGGAACAAGAAGCAAAG GCTTACCACAAAATTAATGATGAACGGTGCTTGTACCTCTCGGAGATCTTACAG ATCTCAGTTAAACCTAAAActgttgaaaggaaaaaaacagatactcTGACCGGCAAGGGAGAAAAACAGATACTGAG aggaagACACAGTGTTCCAGGAAACCCGAAGATGGTTAATCCTCAAAAACTATAAATTAAAAAGACTGTAGGAGTGAGCCAGCTTCCACAGCTAAAACACTGA